The Sinomonas sp. P10A9 genome includes a window with the following:
- a CDS encoding LssY C-terminal domain-containing protein, which translates to MASEEGTDGVRVANAPTHRRASVHLLVALLALALIVVGFYAVRTLTLFVSPMLFLAAVFLEAVAVIIFVFAVVRALTLPGKVLRSLGTSAWEGLASNAYVVRQRTSDAAGMRWLRGRFRRDSPAGIWLTGTVAIAAWPLVSFLGVAFTVATGGALTRVDERIANLMPAVRTPGETAFFTAATMLVNWQALTFLTLAAAAMLWWERRRFLAVVVVGAVVGQELLATVVKLLVGRHRPDASLALLDVGTLGFPSGHAVRVTVVYGLLAYLLVKAYRTTVARTLVVAGYLVVVLLVAMSRVYLGVHFVSDVWGGVLLGAAFLTAVVGFLEIAARFPIVRHERRAGSAGRAFAVVPAIGIVFAVVTAPLLIHPHEHPGEPTSQQLPALDAASFSRLPLYSETLTGDHMEPANFIFVGTEDQLVGAFEGAGWARADRSTFANTLQAFAVGIQGGQYASAPVTPAFMAGEPETVAFQKATASNSLRQRHHTRIWRTDYAAPGGRPIWEATASFDDGIEFAGAAKVPTHHIDPNIDAERAFIIGTLGYPERLVPLTHPQMGHNGSGDEFFTDGKAQLVVLR; encoded by the coding sequence ATGGCATCAGAGGAAGGCACCGACGGGGTCCGCGTCGCGAACGCACCGACACACAGGCGCGCGAGCGTGCACCTCCTCGTCGCACTGCTTGCCCTGGCACTGATCGTGGTCGGCTTCTACGCGGTCAGGACGCTCACGCTCTTCGTTTCGCCGATGCTGTTCCTCGCCGCGGTCTTCCTCGAGGCGGTCGCCGTCATCATCTTTGTCTTCGCGGTCGTGAGGGCGCTGACCCTGCCGGGGAAGGTGCTGCGCTCCCTCGGGACATCAGCCTGGGAGGGCCTCGCCTCGAACGCCTACGTGGTCAGACAGCGGACGAGCGATGCGGCCGGGATGAGATGGCTCCGCGGCCGATTCAGACGGGACAGCCCTGCCGGGATCTGGCTGACGGGCACCGTGGCGATCGCCGCGTGGCCTCTCGTGAGCTTCCTGGGGGTAGCGTTCACCGTTGCCACCGGTGGGGCGCTGACCCGGGTCGACGAGCGGATCGCGAACCTCATGCCAGCAGTTCGCACCCCAGGGGAAACCGCCTTCTTCACCGCCGCGACGATGCTTGTGAACTGGCAGGCCCTCACCTTCCTGACCCTCGCCGCCGCGGCCATGCTGTGGTGGGAACGACGGCGGTTCCTGGCCGTGGTCGTCGTCGGCGCCGTCGTGGGACAGGAACTGCTCGCGACGGTGGTCAAGCTGCTCGTCGGCAGGCACAGGCCGGACGCCTCGCTGGCCCTGCTCGACGTGGGCACCCTCGGCTTCCCGAGCGGACATGCCGTGCGCGTTACCGTGGTCTACGGGCTCCTTGCCTACCTGCTGGTCAAGGCCTATCGCACCACGGTGGCGCGCACCCTAGTCGTGGCGGGGTACCTCGTGGTGGTGCTTCTCGTCGCGATGAGCCGCGTGTACTTGGGGGTGCATTTCGTGAGCGACGTGTGGGGCGGCGTGCTGCTCGGTGCTGCATTCCTGACCGCGGTCGTCGGCTTCCTCGAGATCGCGGCGCGGTTCCCCATCGTCCGCCACGAACGGCGAGCGGGCAGCGCGGGGCGGGCGTTCGCCGTCGTGCCGGCGATCGGGATCGTCTTCGCGGTTGTGACCGCGCCGCTGCTGATCCACCCGCACGAGCACCCCGGGGAGCCGACCAGCCAACAGCTGCCTGCCCTGGACGCGGCGTCCTTCTCCAGACTGCCGCTCTACAGCGAGACGCTCACCGGCGACCACATGGAACCGGCCAACTTCATCTTCGTGGGCACCGAGGACCAGCTCGTCGGGGCCTTCGAAGGCGCCGGGTGGGCCCGTGCCGACCGGTCGACGTTCGCCAACACGCTTCAGGCGTTTGCGGTGGGGATCCAGGGCGGCCAGTACGCCTCGGCCCCAGTGACGCCCGCGTTCATGGCGGGCGAGCCGGAGACGGTTGCGTTCCAGAAGGCGACGGCCTCGAACTCGTTGCGCCAGCGGCACCACACCCGCATCTGGCGCACCGACTACGCCGCCCCTGGCGGTCGTCCGATCTGGGAGGCCACGGCGAGCTTCGACGACGGGATTGAGTTCGCCGGGGCGGCCAAGGTGCCAACCCACCACATCGACCCGAACATCGACGCCGAGCGGGCTTTCATCATCGGCACGCTCGGGTATCCCGAGCGGCTCGTGCCGCTCACGCACCCCCAGATGGGGCACAACGGCAGCGGCGATGAGTTCTTCACGGACGGGAAGGCGCAGCTCGTCGTCCTGCGGTGA
- a CDS encoding VOC family protein, with the protein MGIIDSITLEVADLAAARNFYTGAFGLDLAAHVRLRESQQATNGFRGFTLSFVVSQPANADLLLDAALAGGAAALKPASKSLWGYGGVIQAPDGTIWKVATSEKKDSGPAQRQTDEVVLLLGVADVAASRRFYTDRGLTVAKAFGRMYVEFAADGPVKLALYRRRALAKDAGVAPEGTGSHRLAITGSARAVTDPDGFAWEASKLARTV; encoded by the coding sequence ATGGGCATCATCGACTCAATCACCCTCGAAGTGGCGGACCTCGCGGCCGCCCGGAACTTCTACACCGGCGCGTTTGGCCTGGACCTGGCCGCCCATGTGCGGCTGCGCGAATCGCAGCAGGCCACGAACGGCTTCCGGGGATTCACCCTATCCTTTGTGGTGTCCCAGCCCGCCAACGCAGATCTCCTCCTCGACGCCGCCCTCGCCGGCGGAGCGGCAGCCCTCAAGCCCGCGTCCAAGTCACTCTGGGGCTACGGCGGCGTGATCCAGGCCCCGGACGGGACCATCTGGAAGGTTGCCACGTCCGAGAAGAAGGACTCGGGCCCGGCACAGCGGCAGACCGACGAGGTCGTTCTGCTGCTGGGCGTTGCCGACGTGGCCGCCAGCAGGAGGTTCTACACGGATCGCGGGCTCACCGTGGCCAAGGCCTTCGGCCGCATGTACGTCGAGTTCGCGGCGGACGGCCCGGTCAAGCTGGCCCTCTACCGCCGTCGCGCGCTGGCCAAGGACGCTGGGGTGGCCCCTGAGGGGACCGGCTCCCACCGCCTCGCGATCACCGGCAGCGCCCGCGCGGTGACGGATCCCGACGGATTTGCCTGGGAGGCGTCGAAGCTCGCCCGGACCGTCTGA
- a CDS encoding VOC family protein encodes MELTIHASALPHVDPEASVAFYRDVLGFEVRQDVGKGTMRWITVGPVGQPSTSILLAPPAIDPGITDDERRTISEMMAKGTYGWILLATPNIDEVFEKVQATDAEVIQEPTLQPYGLRDCAFRDPAGNQIRVQEIR; translated from the coding sequence ATGGAACTCACCATTCACGCAAGCGCACTCCCCCATGTTGATCCCGAAGCCTCGGTGGCCTTCTACCGCGACGTGCTCGGCTTCGAGGTCCGTCAGGACGTCGGCAAGGGCACCATGCGATGGATCACTGTCGGGCCCGTCGGCCAGCCCAGCACATCGATCCTTCTGGCCCCGCCGGCCATCGATCCCGGGATCACCGACGACGAGCGCCGCACCATCTCCGAGATGATGGCCAAGGGCACCTACGGCTGGATCCTGCTGGCCACCCCCAACATCGACGAGGTCTTCGAGAAGGTCCAGGCCACCGACGCCGAGGTGATCCAGGAACCGACCCTGCAGCCCTACGGCCTGCGCGACTGTGCGTTCCGCGACCCGGCGGGCAACCAGATCCGCGTCCAAGAGATTCGCTGA
- a CDS encoding helix-turn-helix transcriptional regulator has translation MTQPPADSRLRDLALLRRVRDRIDRDYALPLNVEALAQGIHMSAGHLSRLFRTAYGESVYQYLMTRRIERAMALLRVGELSVTDVCFEVGFSSLGTFSTRFAELVGVPPSTYRDHGADITEGMLPCIAKQVTRPIRNREAWPARTL, from the coding sequence GTGACGCAACCACCCGCCGATTCCCGCCTGCGAGACCTCGCCCTCCTGCGGCGCGTCCGGGACCGGATCGACCGCGACTACGCGCTGCCGCTGAACGTCGAGGCACTCGCCCAGGGCATCCACATGTCTGCGGGGCACCTGAGCCGGCTGTTCAGGACCGCGTACGGCGAGTCGGTGTACCAGTACCTCATGACGCGCCGGATCGAGCGGGCCATGGCCCTGCTACGGGTGGGGGAACTCAGCGTCACGGACGTGTGCTTCGAGGTGGGCTTCTCGTCGCTGGGCACGTTCAGCACCCGGTTCGCGGAGCTCGTGGGGGTCCCTCCCAGCACCTACCGAGACCACGGCGCGGACATCACCGAAGGCATGCTGCCGTGCATCGCCAAGCAGGTCACGAGACCGATCAGGAATCGAGAAGCGTGGCCTGCCCGCACGCTCTAG
- a CDS encoding alpha-amylase family glycosyl hydrolase, with protein MKNRRIPSRDARGRAAAAAAVVLVAGLLAGGATTALAAPPPSPPDPATGATHSFRTAAGAENYYFVMTDRFANGTRANDLGGLAADPMVSGFDPTNKGFYHGGDLQGLTGKLDYIQGLGTSAIWLTPSFKNKAVQPQDKSAGYHGYWITDFTQIDPHLGTNAELGDLITQAHARGMKVYFDIITNHTADVIKYTEGDRMPYVSKTVSPYKDASGKTFDDAAVADQPTFPTMDPATSFPYHPYVSPGDENAKVPAWLNDLSLYHNRGDSTFAGESANYGDFSGLDDLFTENPKVLNGFIDVYKKWIGDFGIDGFRIDTMKHVNDAFWQKFSPAILDYAHSVGKKDFFMFGEVYDTSRDFTSKFTTSDGVQAVLDFPFQQAARSYASASSPATTLQKLFQGDDWYTTATSNVYQLPTFLGNHDMGRIGSFINTDNPKASDAEKVARDRLANELMYFSRGNPIVYYGDEQGFTGTGGDQLARQDMFASKTPEYLADSLLGTTATHATDNYVTTHPLYTSIADLAKVVKDNPALRSGAHQDRYADTTAGVYAFSRIDATAQREYVVALNNTAAPRTAAVPTYIAQRPFTKVFGAGATDRLDTAADKTLNVTVPPFSAVVYESDGRIPDSAAAPVPQIGTPAATGGDNTRVNVTADLPHDSFYEVTFQARTPGAQGPAGQWQNIGTDDTYPYQVFHATKGMTPGTPLEYRAVSLDNTGHTATSATVSAVVPTPVDPDAPKGPAPQPLSVSIAGDYQHLAGCTGDWDPACQATMAQYDPIASEWRLTVDLPAGTYQIKAALNGSWKENYGAGGAPNGGNITLNHPGGKLTFTYRQDTHLTTVSEHASQPSAVSVPGTLNTAMGCASNWDPACTQAQLTFDAALGVWRGTYTLAAGSYSFKAALNKSWDVNYGVGGAVNGPNIGLDHPGGTVVFSYNDSTHLVTAGWPVTQPASVNFPGTYQHPVGCAGDWDPACAATSATWDPRSQGWILRLASLPAGSYSFKVALNGSWDTNYGMNGALNGSNIGFDHAGGPVAFRYDHTTHLVTIVQ; from the coding sequence ATGAAGAATCGCCGTATCCCTTCGCGCGACGCGAGAGGACGGGCCGCCGCAGCCGCCGCCGTCGTCCTCGTTGCCGGGCTTCTCGCAGGAGGCGCGACGACGGCGCTCGCCGCCCCGCCGCCGTCGCCGCCCGATCCGGCTACTGGGGCCACCCACTCGTTCCGCACGGCCGCGGGCGCCGAGAATTACTACTTCGTCATGACGGACCGCTTCGCGAATGGCACGAGGGCGAACGATCTGGGCGGGCTCGCAGCCGACCCGATGGTTTCGGGCTTCGATCCGACCAACAAGGGCTTCTACCACGGAGGCGACCTCCAGGGCCTCACGGGCAAGCTCGACTACATCCAGGGCCTGGGCACGAGCGCGATCTGGCTCACCCCGAGCTTCAAGAACAAGGCCGTCCAGCCGCAGGACAAGAGCGCGGGCTACCACGGCTACTGGATCACGGACTTCACGCAGATCGACCCGCACCTCGGCACCAACGCCGAGCTCGGAGACCTCATCACCCAGGCGCACGCGCGCGGCATGAAGGTCTACTTCGACATCATCACGAACCACACCGCGGACGTCATCAAGTACACCGAGGGCGACCGTATGCCCTACGTGAGCAAGACCGTCTCGCCCTACAAGGACGCGTCGGGGAAGACGTTCGACGACGCCGCCGTTGCCGACCAGCCGACCTTCCCCACGATGGATCCCGCGACGTCGTTCCCGTACCACCCGTACGTCTCGCCCGGCGACGAGAATGCCAAGGTCCCCGCATGGCTCAACGACCTGAGCCTGTACCACAACCGCGGAGACTCGACCTTCGCTGGCGAGAGCGCCAACTATGGCGACTTCTCGGGCCTCGACGACCTGTTCACCGAGAACCCGAAGGTCCTCAACGGGTTCATCGACGTCTACAAGAAGTGGATCGGCGACTTCGGCATCGACGGCTTCCGCATCGACACGATGAAGCACGTCAACGACGCGTTCTGGCAGAAGTTCTCGCCCGCGATCCTGGACTACGCGCACTCGGTGGGGAAGAAGGACTTCTTCATGTTCGGCGAGGTCTACGACACCTCGCGGGACTTCACCTCGAAGTTCACGACGTCCGACGGCGTCCAGGCGGTCCTCGACTTCCCGTTCCAGCAGGCGGCGCGCTCGTACGCGTCGGCATCCTCGCCCGCCACGACGCTCCAGAAGCTGTTCCAGGGCGACGACTGGTACACGACGGCGACCTCGAACGTGTACCAGCTGCCCACGTTCCTCGGGAACCACGACATGGGCCGCATCGGCTCCTTCATCAACACCGACAACCCCAAGGCGTCCGACGCCGAGAAGGTGGCGCGCGACCGGCTCGCGAACGAGCTCATGTACTTCTCGCGAGGCAACCCGATCGTCTACTACGGCGACGAGCAGGGCTTCACCGGCACGGGCGGTGACCAGCTTGCCCGCCAGGACATGTTCGCCTCCAAGACGCCCGAGTACCTGGCCGACAGCCTTCTGGGCACGACGGCGACCCACGCCACGGATAACTACGTCACCACCCATCCGCTGTACACCTCAATCGCCGACCTCGCGAAGGTGGTCAAGGACAACCCCGCGCTGCGCTCGGGCGCGCACCAGGACCGCTACGCCGACACGACGGCGGGCGTGTACGCGTTCTCGCGCATCGACGCGACGGCGCAGCGCGAGTACGTCGTGGCGCTGAACAACACTGCGGCTCCGCGTACGGCCGCCGTGCCGACGTACATTGCCCAGCGGCCGTTCACCAAGGTGTTCGGCGCGGGGGCAACGGACCGGCTCGACACGGCCGCGGACAAGACGCTGAACGTGACCGTGCCGCCGTTCTCCGCCGTGGTCTACGAGTCCGACGGGCGCATCCCGGACTCCGCGGCGGCGCCCGTGCCCCAGATCGGAACGCCAGCGGCGACGGGCGGGGACAACACGCGCGTCAACGTCACCGCGGACCTCCCGCACGACTCCTTCTACGAGGTCACGTTCCAGGCCCGGACCCCGGGCGCGCAGGGACCGGCCGGGCAGTGGCAGAACATCGGCACCGACGACACCTACCCGTACCAGGTGTTCCACGCGACCAAGGGCATGACACCGGGCACGCCGCTCGAGTACCGTGCGGTCTCGCTGGACAACACCGGCCACACCGCGACCTCGGCGACCGTCTCCGCCGTCGTGCCTACCCCGGTGGACCCGGACGCGCCGAAGGGCCCCGCGCCGCAGCCGCTCTCGGTGAGCATCGCGGGCGATTACCAGCACCTCGCGGGCTGCACCGGCGACTGGGACCCCGCGTGCCAGGCGACGATGGCACAGTACGACCCGATCGCCTCCGAGTGGCGGCTCACCGTTGACCTGCCGGCTGGGACCTACCAGATCAAGGCTGCGCTCAATGGCTCGTGGAAGGAGAACTACGGGGCTGGCGGCGCGCCGAACGGCGGAAACATCACGCTCAACCATCCTGGCGGGAAGCTCACGTTCACGTATCGGCAGGACACGCATCTGACCACGGTCTCAGAGCACGCGTCACAGCCCTCCGCCGTGTCTGTTCCGGGGACGCTCAACACGGCGATGGGGTGCGCGAGCAACTGGGATCCCGCGTGCACGCAGGCGCAGCTGACGTTCGACGCCGCGCTGGGAGTCTGGCGCGGGACGTACACTCTGGCGGCTGGCAGCTACTCGTTCAAGGCGGCGCTCAACAAGTCCTGGGACGTGAACTACGGCGTGGGGGGCGCGGTCAACGGCCCCAACATCGGCCTCGACCACCCGGGCGGGACGGTCGTGTTCAGCTACAACGACTCGACCCACCTCGTCACGGCCGGCTGGCCCGTGACGCAGCCCGCTTCGGTCAACTTCCCCGGCACGTACCAGCACCCCGTCGGATGCGCGGGGGACTGGGATCCGGCGTGCGCTGCGACGTCCGCGACGTGGGATCCCCGCTCGCAGGGGTGGATCCTTCGGCTTGCCTCACTGCCGGCCGGGTCCTACTCGTTCAAGGTGGCGCTCAACGGGTCCTGGGACACGAACTACGGGATGAACGGGGCCTTGAACGGGTCCAACATCGGCTTCGACCACGCAGGCGGGCCCGTAGCGTTCCGGTATGACCACACGACTCACTTGGTGACGATCGTTCAGTAG
- a CDS encoding AbrB family transcriptional regulator, which yields MFSPGVDVPAATSRGGSSERWPLAGPFGRHSVASAVLWLGLGGVAYALGEAASLVGLPAPHLLMALLVGAAAALTGAVKRQLPKPAATASQAGIGVLMGSYVSPAALQSVGATALPMMAVTVLTIALCLAAGALLARWGRTGLAEGALSLVPGGSAAVVAAADDLGADSRLVAFSQYFRVALVAFTAPVVATAMHPDTDGSTRAGGTPLWDDPHQILHLSQGAHQLPGLLMLGAVCILGVRAGKRFSMPAPALLGPMVMTALFVFTGTAQGFAPDGVLRGLLFVLVGLEVGLRFTWASVRSIGRLFPHVLLWTVAVCLACGGLAWAFSAALGLPLVDAYLATTPGGINAVLATAASMDANLPAISTVQSTRLLIVMLVTPPIISWLARKTSEVRKPARAAGSNRRLPVVTESAVS from the coding sequence ATGTTCAGCCCAGGAGTGGATGTTCCCGCAGCGACATCACGTGGAGGAAGCTCAGAGCGCTGGCCGTTGGCCGGGCCATTTGGCCGACATAGTGTCGCGTCCGCCGTCCTGTGGCTGGGGTTGGGAGGAGTCGCCTACGCCCTCGGCGAGGCCGCTTCGCTGGTTGGCCTTCCCGCACCGCATCTGCTGATGGCGCTCCTGGTCGGTGCTGCTGCCGCCCTCACAGGGGCAGTGAAGCGGCAGCTGCCGAAGCCTGCGGCCACGGCCTCCCAGGCCGGAATCGGCGTTCTCATGGGCAGCTATGTCAGCCCGGCCGCCCTGCAGTCAGTTGGTGCCACGGCGTTGCCGATGATGGCAGTGACCGTCCTGACCATCGCCCTGTGCCTCGCGGCCGGAGCTCTTCTGGCCAGATGGGGCCGGACAGGCCTTGCCGAAGGCGCATTGAGCCTCGTTCCAGGCGGTTCTGCCGCCGTCGTGGCGGCTGCGGACGATCTCGGCGCCGACTCCCGCCTCGTCGCCTTCTCGCAATACTTCCGGGTCGCGCTCGTGGCGTTCACGGCACCCGTCGTCGCGACCGCGATGCATCCCGACACAGACGGGAGCACGAGGGCTGGGGGCACGCCGCTCTGGGACGACCCACATCAAATCCTTCACCTCTCACAGGGCGCGCATCAGCTCCCGGGACTTCTCATGCTGGGCGCCGTCTGCATCCTCGGGGTCAGGGCCGGCAAGCGCTTCTCGATGCCGGCCCCGGCGCTGCTCGGGCCGATGGTCATGACCGCGCTGTTCGTGTTCACGGGGACCGCGCAGGGCTTTGCGCCCGATGGCGTACTGCGCGGCCTCCTCTTCGTCCTGGTCGGCCTTGAAGTGGGCCTGAGGTTCACCTGGGCCTCCGTACGGAGCATCGGCAGGCTGTTTCCCCACGTGCTGCTCTGGACGGTGGCCGTCTGCCTCGCGTGCGGGGGGCTGGCCTGGGCGTTCTCGGCAGCGTTGGGCCTTCCGCTGGTCGACGCCTACCTCGCTACCACGCCCGGGGGCATCAACGCCGTACTGGCCACCGCCGCTTCCATGGACGCGAACCTCCCTGCCATTTCGACCGTCCAGAGCACCCGCCTTCTCATCGTGATGCTCGTGACCCCGCCGATCATCAGCTGGCTGGCCCGCAAGACCTCCGAGGTGCGGAAGCCTGCGCGTGCGGCAGGCAGCAACCGGCGCCTTCCGGTCGTGACGGAGTCCGCCGTCTCCTAG
- a CDS encoding GNAT family N-acetyltransferase, translated as MALLETLWPLFGLHLKTPRLVLRPLRDEDIPHYVDAAASGIYERVNGHIPFPTAWAESPELGPTAARWIWENRIKSRPESWTVMFGVWSSAGEFLGSQDVAAKNFAALRTVTTGSWLRRSDQGRGLGKEMRAAVLLWCFDSLGAEVAMTSTFEWNAPSIGVSRSLGYEPNGEARLETSLGVVEREVRFRLAQERFQRPPWELRVEGHEAAAAALGIPEERGGHPARLDGGDDDGDGGGPRMS; from the coding sequence ATGGCGCTGCTGGAGACCCTCTGGCCCCTGTTCGGCCTCCACCTCAAGACCCCGCGGCTCGTCCTGCGGCCCCTGCGCGACGAGGACATTCCCCACTACGTCGACGCGGCCGCCTCTGGCATCTACGAGCGAGTGAACGGACACATCCCCTTCCCGACAGCATGGGCGGAATCACCCGAGCTGGGGCCGACCGCGGCGCGCTGGATCTGGGAGAACCGCATCAAGTCGCGTCCCGAGTCATGGACCGTGATGTTCGGTGTCTGGTCGTCGGCGGGGGAGTTCCTTGGCTCCCAGGACGTCGCGGCGAAGAACTTCGCCGCGCTCCGGACGGTGACGACCGGCTCGTGGCTGCGCCGCAGTGACCAGGGCCGAGGGCTGGGGAAGGAGATGCGGGCCGCGGTGCTCCTGTGGTGCTTCGACTCCCTCGGCGCGGAGGTGGCCATGACGAGCACGTTCGAGTGGAATGCCCCATCGATCGGGGTGAGCAGGAGTCTCGGATACGAGCCCAACGGCGAGGCGCGGCTGGAGACCTCCCTCGGCGTCGTCGAGCGCGAGGTGCGGTTCCGCCTCGCCCAAGAGCGATTCCAGCGCCCGCCGTGGGAGCTCAGGGTCGAGGGGCACGAGGCGGCCGCCGCCGCGCTCGGGATCCCAGAGGAACGGGGCGGGCACCCAGCCCGCCTTGACGGCGGCGACGACGACGGCGACGGCGGTGGGCCTCGGATGTCCTGA